Proteins encoded in a region of the Zea mays cultivar B73 chromosome 2, Zm-B73-REFERENCE-NAM-5.0, whole genome shotgun sequence genome:
- the LOC103646706 gene encoding homeobox-leucine zipper protein ROC6, with translation MMAIFYKTTSGLPTVEPGNIVTRWGRGCMGTTGEMLEPAVRMVLGNYFGAMDGQPSPLQVLSATTTVWLPGTPPESVFNYLCNGQRRGEWDAFVCAGAVQELSSVATCPHLHGNAVSVLCPNVTNAANNAMLFLQQTSIDVSRALVVYSVVEETMLRSVLDVSDDTSNLVLLPSGFAILPDGHGRAHHAAASNSSSALAGLNGTAGCLLTAAYQVPVPFNNLRHPDVQETYENAGKRICHAIKKIMDAVGAPIVVPI, from the exons ATGATGGCGATCTTCTACAAGACTACATCTGGGCTGCCCACCGTGGAACCAGGCAACATTGTCACCAGGTGGGGTCGTGGCTGCATGGGCACTACAGGCGAGATGCTTGAGCCAGCTGTGCGCATGGTACTAGGGAATTACTTTGGCGCCATGGATGGGCAGCCATCGCCCCTCCAAGTGCTAAGCGCCACCACAACTGTGTGGCTGCCAGGAACGCCTCCGGAGAGTGTTTTTAACTACCTGTGCAATGGGCAACGCCGTGGCgagtgggatgccttcgtctgtGCCGGCGCAGTGCAGGAGTTGAGCTCAGTTGCCACGTGCCCCCACCTTCATGGCAATGCTGTTTCTGTTCTCTGCCCTAAT GTGACCAATGCAGCTAACAACGCCATGCTGTTCCTGCAACAGACAAGCATCGATGTCTCGCGCGCGCTAGTTGTGTACAGCGTTGTTGAAGAGACCATGCTTCGTTCCGTCCTGGATGTTAGCGACGACACTTCAAACTTAGTCCTCCTGCCATCTGGATTCGCCATCCTCCCAGATGGCCATGGCAGGGCTCACCATGCCGCTGCTTCCAACTCCTCCAGCGCTCTTGCCGGACTCAACGGAACTGCAGGATGTCTTCTCACCGCAGCCTACCAGGTACCGGTGCCATTCAACAATCTCCGTCATCCAGATGTGCAAGAGACCTACGAGAATGCTGGAAAGCGGATCTGCCATGCGATAAAGAAGATCATGGATGCTGTTGGGGCACCTATTGTTGTCCCAATCTAA
- the LOC100277095 gene encoding uncharacterized protein LOC100277095 precursor — MDKRASSTSLLVLISILLALADPVAAGMKATFAAGVGVAADTAVLRHLMTTRLEDGVAPELTVDVELHRRVLAGGFVKSNVLNPDKAACIKSCPARGRPYTGRGCSNIYQCPH, encoded by the coding sequence ATGGACAAGAGGGCGTCGTCCACCTCCTTGCTCGTGCTCATCAGCATCCTACTCGCTCTGGCAGACCCCGTCGCAGCGGGGATGAAGGCCACGTTCGCGGCGGGGGTGGGCGTCGCCGCCGACACGGCGGTGCTGCGGCATCTGATGACGACGAGGCTGGAGGACGGCGTGGCGCCGGAGCTCACGGTGGATGTGGAGCTTCACCGCCGCGTCCTGGCCGGCGGCTTCGTGAAATCAAACGTGCTGAATCCAGACAAGGCGGCCTGCATAAAGTCGTGCCCAGCGCGCGGGCGGCCGTACACCGGCCGGGGCTGCAGTAACATATACCAGTGCCCCCACTGA